One part of the Streptomyces sp. NBC_00286 genome encodes these proteins:
- a CDS encoding protoporphyrinogen/coproporphyrinogen oxidase, with translation MQELPDTAGPRSVVVIGGGPSGLVAARELERAGHRVTVLEEQDTVAGKCQSVHVDGRAYDLGGHICTSRYARVAELVTELDVETEPTTRYRVLDVAARAASRQSMAFLVDGALRRYQALREREFPRIAEPGLAHSARALATPVTEWLAEHGLQSMAESFGTGYTAAGYGYLDDDMPALYFVKYVEMTGLLSADRPELLGHAGDFTVVGGFATLWSRVADELKDVRCAVRVESVERHAGGVRVETESGPVEADDLVLAVGLDRILPVLDATEEERDLAARIRCNAYHTTLASASGLPENAFYFLDRHTASRAARGHCVSYHHRYPGSDVRTFYSYGRPEDVPALLRDDVAALGGRMGEVHLRRQWAFMPHFGSDDLAGGVLDRLDALQGRARTYYVGGLPAFELVECAVAHAQDLARRRFPAVDGGATVQEDRPVAIEEEQQV, from the coding sequence ATGCAGGAGTTACCCGACACCGCCGGCCCCCGGAGCGTGGTCGTCATCGGCGGGGGACCGAGCGGTCTGGTGGCCGCCCGTGAACTGGAGCGTGCCGGGCACCGGGTGACCGTTCTGGAGGAGCAGGACACGGTGGCCGGGAAGTGTCAGAGCGTTCACGTGGACGGGCGGGCGTACGACCTCGGCGGCCACATTTGCACCAGCCGGTACGCGCGGGTCGCCGAGTTGGTGACCGAGCTGGACGTGGAGACGGAGCCGACCACCCGCTACCGCGTGCTCGACGTCGCCGCACGCGCCGCGAGCCGCCAGTCCATGGCGTTCCTGGTCGACGGCGCCCTCCGTCGCTACCAGGCGCTGCGCGAGCGGGAGTTCCCGCGCATCGCCGAACCCGGGCTCGCCCACTCCGCGCGGGCGCTGGCCACTCCCGTCACCGAGTGGCTCGCCGAGCACGGCCTGCAGTCCATGGCCGAGTCGTTCGGCACCGGATACACGGCGGCCGGTTACGGCTATCTCGACGACGACATGCCTGCGCTGTACTTCGTGAAGTACGTGGAGATGACCGGGCTGTTGTCCGCGGACCGACCCGAACTGCTCGGTCATGCAGGGGACTTCACCGTCGTGGGCGGATTCGCCACGCTGTGGAGTCGGGTCGCCGACGAGTTGAAGGACGTACGGTGCGCTGTGCGCGTGGAGTCGGTCGAGCGGCACGCGGGCGGGGTGCGGGTCGAAACCGAGTCCGGTCCGGTGGAGGCGGACGACCTGGTGCTCGCCGTCGGCCTGGACCGGATCCTGCCGGTTCTGGACGCCACCGAGGAGGAGCGCGACCTCGCCGCGCGGATCCGCTGCAACGCCTACCACACCACCCTCGCCTCCGCGTCCGGGCTGCCGGAGAACGCCTTCTACTTCCTCGACCGGCACACCGCGAGCCGTGCGGCGAGGGGGCACTGCGTCTCGTACCACCACCGCTACCCGGGCAGCGATGTGCGTACGTTCTACTCGTACGGGCGCCCCGAGGACGTACCGGCGCTGCTGCGGGACGATGTCGCGGCGCTCGGCGGGCGGATGGGGGAGGTGCATCTGCGGCGGCAGTGGGCGTTCATGCCGCACTTCGGCAGCGACGACCTCGCCGGTGGCGTCCTGGACCGGCTTGACGCGCTGCAGGGGCGGGCCCGCACGTACTACGTCGGCGGTCTGCCCGCCTTCGAGCTGGTCGAGTGCGCTGTGGCCCACGCTCAGGACCTTGCCCGTCGGCGTTTCCCGGCTGTGGACGGGGGAGCGACTGTGCAGGAAGATCGGCCTGTCGCGATCGAGGAGGAACAGCAGGTATGA